The Alkalihalophilus pseudofirmus nucleotide sequence GAATTTAAGGGGGTTTTTAAAAGTGAAGATGTCTAAAAATTCACTTTTCGCTTTCTTGCTTGCGATGGTACTAGCTTTTGCGCTGGCAGCATGTGCAAGTGAGCCGGACAGTTCAGGCGAACCAGCTGGTGATGCAGATGGGGAAGATACTGAAGCTGCAGAAGGTGCAGAAGGCGGCGATTTAGTTATTGCTACATTATCAGATGCAGTATCATTAGATCCTGCAAGCTCAAATGACGTTCCATCAAGTAACGTTATTGCTAACATTTTTGAAACACTTGTTTATCAAAACGAAGATCTTGAGCTTGAGCCTGGCTTAGCTGAAGATTGGGAAATGATCGATGATAACACATGGGAATTCAAAATCCGTGAAGGAGTAACTTTCCATGATGATTCAGAATTAAACGCTGAGGTTGTAAAAGCTAACTTTGATCGTATTCTTGATCCAGAAGTTGCATCTCCACGTTCTTTCTTAATTGATATGGTAACAAGCATTGAAGCAACTGATGAGTATACTCTTCAATTAACAACTGAGTATCCTTTCTCTCCGCTTCCTGCTCACTTAGCTCATAACGGACTTTCTATTAGTTCACTTCCTTCTATTGAAGCGGACCAAGAAGCTGTAGCTGGCGGAGGAACTCCTGGTGCTTCAATCAGTGAAAACCCAGTCGGAACTGGTTTCTTCAAATTCGAAGAGTGGAACCCTGGTACAGCTGTGAAATTAGTTAAAAATGAAGATTACTGGGGCGAGCCTGCAAAGGTTGACTCTGTAACATTCTCTGTAGTACCTGAAGATTTAACTCGTATTGCTGAGCTTGAAACAGGTGGAGCACACATTATTTTCCCTGTCAGCCCAAGTGATGTAACACGTGTTGAGAATACTCCAGAAGTAAGTCTTGATCGTACAAACAGTGTGAGTCTTTCATACATCGGGTTCAACATGGACAAAGAGCCATTTGATGATGAGCGTGTTCGTCAAGCAATCTCAATGGCAATTAATAAAGAAGGTATTATCAGCGGTATCTTAGATGACACTGGTATCCCTGCGGTTGGACCGCTTGCTCCAGATGTATTTGGTTTTGATGATTCTGTTGAGCCATTAGGTTATGACACAGAAGCTGCACAAGAACTTCTTGCTGAAGCTGGTTTTGAAGATGGATTCTCTACAACAATTTGGACAAATGACAGTCGTGAGCGTATGGCAATCGCTGAGTATGTTCAAGCTGAACTTGCGAAAATTAATGTAGATGTAAGTATTGAGATCCTTGAGTGGGGTGCTTATTTAGAGCAAACTGCTAACGGACAACATGATATGTTTATCCTAGGCTGGTCTGTAGTTACAGGTGATGCTGACTACGGTATGTACCCACTATTCCACTCATCTAATGTAGGTGAAGCCGGTAACCGTACATTCATGCAAGATGCTGAGCTTGATGAGATCTTAGAAGAAGCTCGTCAAACAGCTGATGAGGAAACTCGTCTAGGTCTTTACAAGCAAGCGCAAGAAATGTTAGTTGAAGATGCTCCAATGATCTACCTTTACCATCAAGAGTACCTTGTAGGTCTTCGTGATGAAGTACAAGGTTTCTGGAAACATCCAAACGGAACTTACATGCTTCATGATGTAACGATCAACTAATATAATAGAAGAAAGATGGTCTTTTGAAAAAAGATCATCTTTTTTTATAAAAAAGCTTGCACTACTTTATGTAGGATGATATTATATTCCTTGTCAGCAGGTTTGTAACAACACGGAGGAATACCCAAGTCCGGCTGAAGGGATCGGTCTTGAAAACCGACAGGCGGGTTAAACCGCGCGGGGGTTCGAATCCCTCTTCCTCCGCCATATTTTAAAATGACACACATCACCTATTGGGTGGTGTTTTTTTATATCTATATACATTGCGAGGAGGTTGCTCTGGTGGCTGAGACACACGAGGATTGGATGAAGCTTGCGCTGCGGGAAGCTGATGCGGCGGAGCAAATAGGAGAGGTGCCGATCGGAGCAGTGATTGTGAAAGACGGCGAAGTGATTGCTGCTGCTCATAATCGCAGGGAGTGTGACCATCAAGCAATCGCGCATGCAGAATTACTTGCCATAAAAGAAGCGTGCGATGTGTTAGGCAACTGGAGGTTGTCTGGCTGCACTCTTTATGTAACGCTTGAACCATGCCCAATGTGCGCAGGGGCCATTGTACAGTCTCGGTTAGATCTTGTAGTATATGGTGCAGCAGACCCTAAGGCTGGCTGTGCAGGAACGTTAATGAACCTGCTGGACGAACCGCGATTTAATCATCGTGCAGAAGTGGTAAGCGGGTGTTTAGAAACAGAGTGTGGAGAAAGGCTTACCACCTTTTTTCGAAAGCTTAGAGCAAAAAGAAAGGAAGCGAAAAGAAATGGAGCTTCCTAATTCTTACACTTGCAATTTCTCCTCAAACAAACTATACTAGGAAATGCGTCAGTAAGACGCCTAACAACGTTATACAATTTGCCGTGCTAGGTGGGGAGGTAGCGGTGCCCTGTACCCGCAATCCGCTGTAGCGGGACTGAATCCCTTTCCGAGGTTTTGTCATCGTAAGGTCTGACCTAAGTAAGTGGTGTTGACGCTTGGGTTCCACGCAACGGAAACCCACGAACCCTGTCAGGTCCGGAAGGAAGCAGCAGTAAGTGGCCCCTTCCGTGTGCCGTGGAGCAGCCTGGGCCGAGCTAACTGCTTAGGTAACGCTTAGGGTGGCACTATCGAAGAAAGGTGCACGGTATTATATACATAAGATAACAACTGCTTTTGCGGTTGTTTTTTTATTGGGTTTTTTTATAGGTATCCCCCTTAAGATACTTTATTATCATCTTTTAAATCAGTATAATATGGAGTAGTAAGTGAAGAAGGAGTGGGAATCAATGAGCTATCAAGCATTATACCGCGTATGGCGTCCGCAGCAATTAAGAGATGTTGTTGGACAGGAACATATAACGAAAACGCTTCAAAATGCTTTATTGCAAAATAAGTTTTCCCACGCTTATTTGTTTTCAGGACCACGCGGGACAGGTAAAACAAGTGCTGCAAAAATCATTTCTAAAGCAATCAACTGCGAGAAGGCCCCCGTGGCAGAGCCGTGCAATGAATGTGCTGCCTGTAAAGGGATCACCTCAGGTGCAATTGTAGATGTGATGGAGATTGATGCAGCATCAAATAACGGAGTAGATGAAATTCGTGATATTAGGGATAAGGTTAAGTTTGCGCCTAATGAAGTGCCTTACAAGGTATACATCATCGATGAGGTTCACATGCTTTCTACTGGTGCATTTAATGCTTTATTGAAAACATTAGAAGAACCTCCTGGTCATGTTATCTTCATTTTAGCGACAACTGAACCTCATAAAATTCCGTTAACGATTATTTCAAGATGTCAGCGCTTTGACTTCAAACGAATCCCGAATACGGCCATTGTAGGACGGATGAATCAGATACTCTTGCATGATGGGATAGAAGTAGATGATGAGGCTCTGAATATGATCGCCCGAGCCGCTGATGGAGGAATGCGTGATGCATTGAGTTTGCTTGACCAAGCGATCTCTTATGCTGAAGGTCCGTTAACATTAGAAGATGTTCTAGCGATCACAGGCGCTGTCTCAGAACAAGTTTTAGTTAATTTGGTGGAAGCAGTGGCAAATAAAGATTCGGCGGTCGTTCTTGAATCACTTGATCAGCTTGTAAGAGATGGGAAAGAACCTGGCCGTATTTTAGAAGATCTTATCTACTACATGAGAGATTTGCTGTTATGTAAAACGGCTCCTGATTCGAAAGATTTATTAGAAAGAGCAGATTCGGGAGATATAGCTGTTTCTCTAAGCGAACAATTTGACTTCCCTTGGCTGTATCAAGCGATTGAGGTTTTGAATGGCTCGGTGCAAGAGATGAAATGGTCTACCCATCCGAAAGTGATTCTCGAGATGGCCTTAATAAGGTTAGTGAATCAGCGTCCAAGCGAATCTTCTGCCGGTAGTGAAGTTAAGTCAGAAACCGTTAAGCAGCTAGAGGCAAAAATTATTTCCCTTGAAAAAGTAGTGAAGCAGCTTCAAGCAGGAGGCGGTACCCCATCAACTATGGGGGATAGCGCACCTCAACAGTCGGTAAGACGGCCGAAAAAGCAAATTCCTCAAACGAGAGTAAATACATCTAAAGTAAAAGAGCTTCTTAAGGGAGCGAGTAAGCAGGAGCTTCAAAAGGTTACAGGGCAGTGGGGTTCTGTAATGGAACAAGTGAAAGCTCAAAATATTCCTGCACATGCCTGGTTGAGTGACAGCCGTCCAGTTGCAGCTGCTGAAGGCTTCATCCTTCTAGCGTTTCAAAATGAAATGCATCGTGATATGATGGATACAAAGTTCCGTCCATTTTTAGAAGAGGTGTTTCAGCAGATATTCTCCACTCAAGTGACCTTTATGACACTGCTTCAAACTCAGTGGGATAGGTTGAAGGAAGAGTATATGAAGGAACAGCGCGGGGGAGAGAGTGAGAGTGACCCTGTTGTAGACGAAGCACTCAAATTAGTAGGTGCAGATCTAGTCGAAATAATAGACGGTTAAAACAAGGAGGATCTTATTATGAAAAACATGGGTAGTATGATGAAGCAAATGCAAAAAATGCAAAAGCAAATGATGAAGGCGCAGGAAGAATTAAAAGAAAAGACAGTTGAAGCAACGGCTGGCGGCGGTATGGTGACAGTCATTGCTAGTGGAGATAAGCGTATTGTAGATGTGCAAATCTCTGAAGATGTTGTAGATCCAGATGATATTGATATGCTTCAAGATCTAATTCTAGCAGCTACAAATGAAGCATTGAAAAAAGTAGATGAGCTTGTTGAGCAAGATATGGGTAAATTCACAAAAGGAATGAACATCCCAGGAATGTTCTAGGAGGTTTTGCTTTGCAATATCCAGAACCAATCGCAAAGTTAATTGAAGGATTTATGAAACTGCCAGGTATCGGACCGAAAACGGCGAGCCGCCTGGCTTTCTTTGTTTTAGATATGAAGGAAGATGATGTCTTAGATTTCGCAAAAGCTCTTGTAAATGCTAAGCGGAATTTAACGTATTGCTCGGTTTGTCATAATATTACTGATACGGACCCTTGCCGTATATGTGAGGATAAACATCGAGATGATTCTATGGTTTGTGTTGTCCAAGAAGCGAAAGATGTGATCGCTATGGAAAAGATGAAGGAGTATCGTGGTCATTACCATGTCTTACATGGTGCGATCTCTCCAATGGACGGCATAGGACCTGAGGATGTCAAAATCCCAGAACTATTAAAGCGACTGCAAGACGACACCATTCAAGAGGTAATCATTGCTACCAACCCGACTATTGAAGGGGAAGCAACGGCGATGTATATATCGCGCCTGGTTAAGCCTACCGGTATTAAAGTGACGAGAATTGCGCACGGACTGCCAGTTGGTGGAGATCTAGAATATGCTGATGAAGTGACATTATCTAGAGCAATTGAAGGTAGAAGAGAATTGTAGCGTCGAGGGGGCCGTTATGTTTTTTCGAAAAAGAGGAAAGTTGCGGAAAGAAGAAAGCGACCGTCTATTACGATCGATTGAATCGATGAAAGAACGATTGGATAATGAAAAGCATTACGTATCACACAGTGTCGATCCATCGGACGACGTGCTTGCGAGAATGAGGGCGACTGAATCTGCCTATACCTTCTTATTAAGAGAAGCTAGAACTCAAAAAATGCGACAGAACAAGCTTGTTAGATAGCTTGTTCTTTTTTTGTGTGAGCACACATAAAATGAACTAAAGACAAGCATTAAGAGGTGATGAGATGGATCCGATCTTAGTTATCGCAATTTTGGCAGGGCTGGTTATCTTGTTATTAACGGTTGGGGCACCACTTAAGCCCATTCGTTTCGTCGGGCAGCTAGCCGTTAAACTTGTAATCGGAGCTTTGATGTTGTTCTTTGTAAATGCTTTTGGTTCGTTCTTTGCCTTTCACATTCCGATCAATGGAGTGACTGCATTAGTCTCCGGTGTCCTCGGAATACCTGGTCTCCTTCTATTAATTGTGACGAAACAGTTTATTCTTTAAGTAGAAGCTGCGATTCTTCTAATAAGAAGATCGCGGGCTTTTTTCTTTTTAATAAATCTTTTTATAAAAAGGGGTTGCATTTATTTTCGGAACTGTGTTATATTATTACTTGTCGCTGAGACACACCACAACAACAAACGAAAACAACTTTTAAAAAAGATGTTGACGAAACGTTGATGTGATGGTATATTAGTTAAGTCGCCAACGAGCGGCGGACGAAAAAGTTCTTTGAAAACTGAACAAAAGCCAAGCGAAATAGAGATACATGATATCTCGTCAATGAATTATTTTTGAGCTTAATCAAACACTTTTATGGAGAGTTTGATCCTGGCTCAGGACGAACGCTGGCGGCGTGCCTAATACATGCAAGTCGAGCGGACTGATGGGAGCTTGCTCCCTGATGTTAGCGGCGGACGGGTGAGTAACACGTGGGCAACCTGCCTGTAAGACTGGGATAACTCCGGGAAACCGGGGCTAATACCGGATAACCCGTTCCACCTCATGGTGGAGCGGTAAAAGATGGCCTCTGGCTATCACTTACAGATGGGCCCGCGGCGCATTAGCTAGTTGGTAAGGTAACGGCTTACCAAGGCGACGATGCGTAGCCGACCTGAGAGGGTGATCGGCCACACTGGGACTGAGACACGGCCCAGACTCCTACGGGAGGCAGCAGTAGGGAATCTTCCGCAATGGACGAAAGTCTGACGGAGCAACGCCGCGTGAGTGATGAAGGTTTTCGGATCGTAAAGCTCTGTTGTTAGGGAAGAACAAGTGCCGTTTGAATAAGGCGGCACCTTGACGGTACCTAACCAGAAAGCCACGGCTAACTACGTGCCAGCAGCCGCGGTAATACGTAGGTGGCAAGCGTTGTCCGGAATTATTGGGCGTAAAGCGCGCGCAGGCGGTCTCTTAAGTCTGATGTGAAAGCCCACGGCTCAACCGTGGAGGGTCATTGGAAACTGGGAGACTTGAGTACAGAAGAGGAGAGTGGAATTCCACGTGTAGCGGTGAAATGCGTAGATATGTGGAGGAACACCAGTGGCGAAGGCGACTCTCTGGTCTGTAACTGACGCTGAGGCGCGAAAGCGTGGGGAGCAAACAGGATTAGATACCCTGGTAGTCCACGCCGTAAACGATGAGTGCTAGGTGTTAGGGGTTTCGATGCCCTTAGTGCCGAAGTTAACACATTAAGCACTCCGCCTGGGGAGTACGACCGCAAGGTTGAAACTCAAAGGAATTGACGGGGGCCCGCACAAGCAGTGGAGCATGTGGTTTAATTCGAAGCAACGCGAAGAACCTTACCAGGTCTTGACATCCTTTGACCACTCTAGAGATAGAGCTTTCCCCTTCGGGGGACAAAGTGACAGGTGGTGCATGGTTGTCGTCAGCTCGTGTCGTGAGATGTTGGGTTAAGTCCCGCAACGAGCGCAACCCTTGATCTTAGTTGCCAGCATTCAGTTGGGCACTCTAAGGTGACTGCCGGTGACAAACCGGAGGAAGGTGGGGATGACGTCAAATCATCATGCCCCTTATGACCTGGGCTACACACGTGCTACAATGGATGGTACAAAGGGCTGCAAAACCGCGAGGTTGAGCGAATCCCATAAAGCCATTCTCAGTTCGGATTGTAGGCTGCAACTCGCCTACATGAAGCCGGAATTGCTAGTAATCGCGGATCAGCATGCCGCGGTGAATACGTTCCCGGGCCTTGTACACACCGCCCGTCACACCACGAGAGTTTGTAACACCCGAAGTCGGTGAGGTAACCTTTTGGAGCCAGCCGCCTAAGGTGGGACAGATGATTGGGGTGAAGTCGTAACAAGGTAGCCGTATCGGAAGGTGCGGCTGGATCACCTCCTTTCTATGGAGTATTTAACTCTAGTCGATGTATGATCTTACGATCATATACGCTTTGGATCTTTTGTTCAGTTTTGAAGGAACTATCCTTCAATTAGATACTAATTCTCACCAAGTTGAGTAAGGGTTAGTACTTGGTTCTTTGAAAACTAGATAATGAAAACGGACAAAGAGAAACGAGAAGATCGAGGATACGATCAAATGAGTGCTCGGATC carries:
- a CDS encoding glutathione ABC transporter substrate-binding protein, whose amino-acid sequence is MKMSKNSLFAFLLAMVLAFALAACASEPDSSGEPAGDADGEDTEAAEGAEGGDLVIATLSDAVSLDPASSNDVPSSNVIANIFETLVYQNEDLELEPGLAEDWEMIDDNTWEFKIREGVTFHDDSELNAEVVKANFDRILDPEVASPRSFLIDMVTSIEATDEYTLQLTTEYPFSPLPAHLAHNGLSISSLPSIEADQEAVAGGGTPGASISENPVGTGFFKFEEWNPGTAVKLVKNEDYWGEPAKVDSVTFSVVPEDLTRIAELETGGAHIIFPVSPSDVTRVENTPEVSLDRTNSVSLSYIGFNMDKEPFDDERVRQAISMAINKEGIISGILDDTGIPAVGPLAPDVFGFDDSVEPLGYDTEAAQELLAEAGFEDGFSTTIWTNDSRERMAIAEYVQAELAKINVDVSIEILEWGAYLEQTANGQHDMFILGWSVVTGDADYGMYPLFHSSNVGEAGNRTFMQDAELDEILEEARQTADEETRLGLYKQAQEMLVEDAPMIYLYHQEYLVGLRDEVQGFWKHPNGTYMLHDVTIN
- the tadA gene encoding tRNA adenosine(34) deaminase TadA, with amino-acid sequence MAETHEDWMKLALREADAAEQIGEVPIGAVIVKDGEVIAAAHNRRECDHQAIAHAELLAIKEACDVLGNWRLSGCTLYVTLEPCPMCAGAIVQSRLDLVVYGAADPKAGCAGTLMNLLDEPRFNHRAEVVSGCLETECGERLTTFFRKLRAKRKEAKRNGAS
- the dnaX gene encoding DNA polymerase III subunit gamma/tau; this translates as MSYQALYRVWRPQQLRDVVGQEHITKTLQNALLQNKFSHAYLFSGPRGTGKTSAAKIISKAINCEKAPVAEPCNECAACKGITSGAIVDVMEIDAASNNGVDEIRDIRDKVKFAPNEVPYKVYIIDEVHMLSTGAFNALLKTLEEPPGHVIFILATTEPHKIPLTIISRCQRFDFKRIPNTAIVGRMNQILLHDGIEVDDEALNMIARAADGGMRDALSLLDQAISYAEGPLTLEDVLAITGAVSEQVLVNLVEAVANKDSAVVLESLDQLVRDGKEPGRILEDLIYYMRDLLLCKTAPDSKDLLERADSGDIAVSLSEQFDFPWLYQAIEVLNGSVQEMKWSTHPKVILEMALIRLVNQRPSESSAGSEVKSETVKQLEAKIISLEKVVKQLQAGGGTPSTMGDSAPQQSVRRPKKQIPQTRVNTSKVKELLKGASKQELQKVTGQWGSVMEQVKAQNIPAHAWLSDSRPVAAAEGFILLAFQNEMHRDMMDTKFRPFLEEVFQQIFSTQVTFMTLLQTQWDRLKEEYMKEQRGGESESDPVVDEALKLVGADLVEIIDG
- a CDS encoding YbaB/EbfC family nucleoid-associated protein; the protein is MKNMGSMMKQMQKMQKQMMKAQEELKEKTVEATAGGGMVTVIASGDKRIVDVQISEDVVDPDDIDMLQDLILAATNEALKKVDELVEQDMGKFTKGMNIPGMF
- the recR gene encoding recombination mediator RecR produces the protein MQYPEPIAKLIEGFMKLPGIGPKTASRLAFFVLDMKEDDVLDFAKALVNAKRNLTYCSVCHNITDTDPCRICEDKHRDDSMVCVVQEAKDVIAMEKMKEYRGHYHVLHGAISPMDGIGPEDVKIPELLKRLQDDTIQEVIIATNPTIEGEATAMYISRLVKPTGIKVTRIAHGLPVGGDLEYADEVTLSRAIEGRREL
- a CDS encoding YaaL family protein → MFFRKRGKLRKEESDRLLRSIESMKERLDNEKHYVSHSVDPSDDVLARMRATESAYTFLLREARTQKMRQNKLVR
- a CDS encoding pro-sigmaK processing inhibitor BofA family protein, with translation MDPILVIAILAGLVILLLTVGAPLKPIRFVGQLAVKLVIGALMLFFVNAFGSFFAFHIPINGVTALVSGVLGIPGLLLLIVTKQFIL